Proteins encoded by one window of Syntrophales bacterium:
- a CDS encoding DUF2283 domain-containing protein, with amino-acid sequence MGEVIKVWYDKEGDYLEVLFERKTGYFKETENDAVMEKVDNEGNVIGFSILKVSALKKQRPLSIELKKHVA; translated from the coding sequence ATGGGAGAAGTAATAAAAGTTTGGTATGACAAAGAAGGGGATTATCTTGAAGTTCTCTTTGAACGAAAGACAGGGTATTTCAAAGAGACAGAAAATGACGCAGTGATGGAAAAAGTAGATAATGAAGGAAATGTTATTGGATTTTCCATATTGAAAGTCAGTGCGTTAAAAAAGCAAAGACCTCTATCGATTGAACTGAAGAAACACGTCGCCTAA
- a CDS encoding tetratricopeptide repeat protein — protein MSQKYDEANSLYKTAHSLSEQGNPENALKHYRAALELLKDMGDRDAQARVLNNMGHIHVQRCEWDDALKCFKEAKSIFEATNDKLGMADQLQNIGSVHRDKEEYDASLGHYQDSLSLYEELSETCSIANQMTNIGYIYAMTNKPLQAVEWFEKALPLYEQIGESKRAYLTRKNIENLRCR, from the coding sequence TTGAGCCAAAAATACGATGAAGCGAACTCGCTATATAAAACAGCTCACTCACTATCAGAACAGGGTAATCCTGAAAATGCCCTGAAACACTATCGTGCCGCTTTAGAACTTCTGAAGGATATGGGTGACAGGGATGCCCAGGCAAGGGTGCTCAACAATATGGGCCACATCCATGTTCAGCGGTGCGAATGGGATGATGCCCTGAAATGCTTTAAAGAAGCCAAGAGTATCTTTGAAGCAACTAACGATAAACTTGGTATGGCTGACCAACTGCAAAACATCGGATCTGTGCATAGGGATAAAGAAGAATATGACGCTTCACTTGGACACTACCAGGATTCTCTTTCTCTATACGAGGAGCTTTCAGAAACCTGCAGTATCGCCAACCAGATGACAAATATAGGTTATATCTATGCCATGACTAATAAACCGTTACAGGCCGTTGAATGGTTTGAGAAGGCATTACCCCTATATGAGCAGATAGGCGAGTCGAAACGGGCCTACCTTACCAGAAAAAACATTGAGAATCTGAGGTGCAGGTAA
- a CDS encoding DUF4037 domain-containing protein — MMKGLELAESYYLACGVPMLKEKFAPYADRIAAGLVGDGSECLGFDDEISQDHDWGPGFCLWLIEEDFQAIGNALNDALSKLPQTFGGYGPRQMSEWGTGRVGAFEISRFYSNFISVNCIPADLNQWLFIPEDCLSACTDGKVFHDPLGEFTRWRDALLAFYPEDVRLKKIASRCMTIAQSGQYNFKRCVQRKEYFAAQYAETKFCADVISLIFLLNKRYTPFYKWMHRALKELPLLGELIHARITDIVISNDYEEKISIVEDICLRIIDELRNQGLSDAESSFLLDHGPQIQSKIKDKQLRERNVWVG, encoded by the coding sequence ATGATGAAAGGTTTGGAACTTGCGGAAAGTTATTATCTGGCCTGTGGGGTTCCCATGCTCAAAGAGAAGTTTGCCCCCTATGCTGACCGGATAGCCGCCGGGCTGGTGGGTGACGGCTCTGAATGTCTTGGTTTTGATGACGAAATTTCCCAGGATCACGACTGGGGCCCCGGTTTCTGCCTGTGGTTGATAGAAGAGGATTTCCAGGCTATAGGTAATGCCCTTAATGATGCATTGTCAAAGCTTCCCCAGACCTTCGGCGGTTACGGTCCCCGACAGATGAGTGAATGGGGAACGGGCAGAGTAGGAGCTTTCGAGATATCCAGGTTTTATAGTAATTTTATCAGTGTCAACTGTATTCCCGCTGATCTTAATCAGTGGCTCTTCATCCCTGAGGATTGTCTGTCTGCCTGCACAGATGGAAAGGTTTTTCATGATCCGCTCGGTGAATTTACGCGCTGGAGAGATGCCCTGCTGGCATTCTACCCGGAAGATGTGCGGCTCAAAAAAATTGCTTCCCGCTGCATGACCATAGCCCAGTCGGGGCAGTACAATTTCAAACGGTGTGTACAGCGAAAAGAATACTTCGCCGCCCAGTACGCAGAAACCAAATTCTGTGCCGATGTGATCTCCTTAATCTTCCTTCTGAACAAAAGATACACCCCCTTCTACAAATGGATGCATCGGGCCCTCAAAGAGCTCCCTCTCCTGGGGGAGTTGATTCATGCCAGGATAACGGATATTGTCATCTCAAACGATTATGAAGAAAAAATCAGCATTGTTGAGGATATCTGTCTCCGCATTATTGATGAACTCAGAAACCAGGGACTATCGGATGCAGAAAGCAGTTTTCTCCTTGATCATGGGCCGCAGATCCAAAGTAAAATAAAAGATAAGCAGTTAAGGGAAAGAAATGTCTGGGTAGGATAA
- a CDS encoding NAD-dependent epimerase/dehydratase family protein: MRNILIIGGSYFVGRVFVEELVKKAGYSIYVVNRGNVPLNMEGMHEIVCDRNDGDGLRHKLPSLDRLAIVDFCAYEPRDIKNLISVLPEGSFKQYIYISTTSIYKDTLQLPVMEDSPKLTGPQPELGPQMANYAFNKWLGELELMKQCRQRKCHYTCLRPAIIYGKYNYAPRESWFFDMIHQDKTIVLPDNELALFQFVSVWDVAKIIIACLENEKVFDKAFNLSAGDLVSYRRFVEVLKEITGKRISVRTESIATIDQQRIPLPFPLDKHLIYSGALIQQVLGLQYTPFKEGMRQTYEYYKQKNA, translated from the coding sequence ATGAGAAATATACTCATTATAGGTGGCAGCTATTTTGTGGGGAGGGTCTTTGTCGAAGAACTGGTGAAAAAAGCCGGTTACTCCATCTATGTTGTAAACAGAGGTAACGTACCCCTGAATATGGAAGGCATGCATGAGATCGTCTGTGATAGAAATGACGGCGATGGGTTACGCCATAAACTTCCCTCTCTTGACCGGCTTGCCATAGTTGACTTCTGTGCCTATGAACCACGAGATATTAAAAATCTAATCTCGGTCTTACCGGAAGGTTCATTTAAACAGTATATCTACATCAGCACCACGTCCATCTACAAGGATACCCTGCAATTGCCTGTTATGGAAGATAGTCCCAAGCTGACAGGACCGCAACCGGAGCTGGGACCGCAGATGGCTAATTATGCCTTTAACAAGTGGCTGGGGGAATTAGAGCTCATGAAACAATGCCGGCAACGCAAGTGTCATTACACCTGTCTCCGTCCGGCGATCATCTACGGCAAGTACAACTATGCACCGAGAGAGAGCTGGTTTTTTGACATGATCCATCAAGATAAGACCATCGTCCTGCCGGATAATGAACTTGCCCTCTTCCAGTTTGTGTCGGTCTGGGACGTGGCAAAGATCATCATTGCCTGCCTGGAAAACGAAAAGGTTTTCGATAAGGCATTTAATCTCTCTGCCGGCGATCTGGTCTCGTATCGCAGGTTTGTAGAGGTGTTAAAAGAAATTACGGGAAAAAGGATTTCCGTCAGGACTGAGAGTATCGCAACTATTGATCAGCAGCGAATTCCATTGCCCTTTCCCCTGGACAAACATCTGATTTACTCGGGGGCCTTAATCCAGCAGGTACTTGGTCTTCAGTACACCCCTTTTAAGGAAGGGATGAGACAAACGTACGAATACTATAAGCAAAAGAACGCTTAA